The proteins below are encoded in one region of Bifidobacterium catenulatum DSM 16992 = JCM 1194 = LMG 11043:
- a CDS encoding Y-family DNA polymerase: MSERTYVAVDLKSFYASSECVEHGFPPLSTHLVVADQSRTDKTICLAVSPSLKEYGLPGRARLFEVKAKLKEVNAARRAVAPGGVLTGKSYDAKALADNPNLAADVFIAKPRMSHYLAMSAKIYGIYLKYVSADDIHVYSVDEVFMDVTGYLRAYGKGVEEMTRDIIHDIHAQTGITATAGIGTNMYLAKVAMDIVAKHIQTGEDGIRIARLDEMSYRKLLWGHRPITDFWRVGRGYAKKLEAQGLLTMGDIARCSMGRADEYYNEDLLYRMFGMNAELLIDHAWGWEPCTIADIKAYKPAGHSMSSGQVLTGAVGFDSARLIVREMADTLSLDLVAKGMRASRVGMMIGYDTASLDPKRLGKDAPAELKTIAERAAATYDGPVSLDRYGRRVPKPATGSIALSGPTSATSRICDAVDELFCSIVDRRLLVRRLNVVAADLLTADQFARRRQSDMSEYMQPDLFDALNSSSDSSIADAAGDEGLYDNAFPGCSQNNSSERPSSGASCDDAELHMQQTLLNIKRKFGKNSVIKAMDMFDDATGRQRNQQIGGHAA, from the coding sequence ATGTCCGAACGAACATATGTGGCGGTCGACTTGAAATCCTTTTATGCGTCTTCGGAATGCGTCGAGCATGGTTTTCCGCCACTGTCCACGCATCTGGTGGTGGCGGACCAGTCGCGTACCGACAAAACCATTTGTTTGGCGGTTTCTCCGTCGCTGAAAGAATACGGGTTGCCGGGTCGTGCCCGTCTATTCGAAGTCAAGGCGAAGCTCAAAGAGGTTAATGCGGCACGTCGGGCTGTTGCCCCGGGCGGAGTACTGACGGGAAAATCGTATGATGCGAAAGCGCTCGCTGATAATCCGAATCTGGCCGCGGACGTGTTTATAGCCAAGCCGCGCATGTCGCATTATCTGGCGATGAGTGCGAAAATCTACGGTATTTACTTGAAATACGTGTCGGCGGATGACATCCATGTCTATTCGGTGGACGAGGTGTTCATGGATGTCACTGGGTATCTACGCGCCTACGGCAAAGGCGTGGAGGAGATGACGCGCGACATTATCCATGACATTCATGCTCAGACTGGTATCACCGCTACAGCGGGTATTGGCACGAACATGTATCTGGCCAAGGTTGCCATGGACATTGTGGCCAAGCATATCCAGACAGGGGAGGACGGCATCCGCATTGCCAGGCTGGACGAGATGTCGTATCGGAAACTGTTGTGGGGGCATCGTCCGATTACTGATTTTTGGCGTGTTGGACGAGGATATGCGAAAAAGCTCGAGGCTCAGGGCTTGTTGACCATGGGGGATATCGCACGTTGCTCGATGGGACGCGCCGATGAGTATTACAACGAGGATCTGCTGTACCGCATGTTTGGCATGAACGCCGAACTGCTTATCGACCATGCGTGGGGTTGGGAACCATGCACTATCGCCGACATCAAAGCGTATAAGCCAGCTGGTCATAGTATGAGTTCGGGGCAGGTGCTTACGGGCGCGGTCGGTTTTGACTCGGCGCGGCTGATTGTGCGCGAGATGGCGGATACGTTGTCGTTGGATTTGGTGGCGAAGGGCATGAGGGCCAGCAGGGTGGGGATGATGATCGGCTACGATACGGCGAGCCTTGATCCGAAACGGCTTGGCAAGGATGCTCCCGCCGAGCTGAAGACGATTGCCGAGCGTGCTGCAGCGACGTATGACGGTCCGGTCTCGCTTGACAGGTATGGCCGCCGTGTTCCCAAGCCGGCTACGGGGTCGATCGCATTGTCGGGACCTACGTCAGCGACGTCCCGCATATGCGATGCCGTGGATGAACTGTTCTGCTCAATTGTCGACAGGCGATTGCTGGTCCGCCGTCTGAATGTGGTCGCAGCAGATTTGCTGACGGCCGATCAATTTGCGCGGCGGCGGCAGTCCGATATGTCCGAATATATGCAACCTGATTTGTTCGATGCTTTGAACTCGTCATCGGATTCCAGCATTGCTGATGCGGCTGGAGATGAGGGGCTTTACGATAACGCTTTCCCAGGCTGTTCGCAAAACAACTCATCCGAAAGGCCGTCCAGCGGTGCGTCGTGCGATGATGCCGAACTGCATATGCAGCAGACGCTTCTGAACATCAAGCGTAAATTCGGCAAGAATTCCGTCATCAAAGCCATGGATATGTTCGATGATGCCACCGGCCGGCAGCGTAACCAGCAGATTGGAGGCCATGCGGCATGA
- the purM gene encoding phosphoribosylformylglycinamidine cyclo-ligase, whose protein sequence is MPKAYEEAGVSVEAGYEVVKRIKSHVARTNRPGVVGGIGGFGGLFDLASLGYKEPVLISGTDGVGTKLVVAKMANKHNTIGIDCVAMCVNDIAAQGAEPLFFLDYIACGKNDPALLEQVVAGVADGCVQAGSGLIGGETAEMPGMYDEDEYDLAGFAVGVAEKSAIVDGSTIAEGDVLIGLPSTGVHSNGFSLVRKALFEKAGYTVDTVLDELDGEKLGDVLLTPTKIYVKALSPLFKAGVVKGVAHITGGGFIENIPRMIPNGLAAHINLGSWPVLPIFDVLEKAGEIDHMEMFNIFNMGIGMVLAVNAEDADKTMELLKSNGEAGYVLGNIVKKTDSDVELQ, encoded by the coding sequence ATGCCAAAAGCATATGAAGAAGCCGGCGTAAGCGTTGAGGCCGGTTACGAAGTCGTCAAGCGCATCAAGTCCCATGTGGCTCGCACCAACCGTCCGGGCGTAGTCGGCGGTATTGGCGGCTTCGGCGGCCTGTTCGATCTGGCTTCCCTCGGATACAAGGAGCCGGTACTGATTTCCGGCACCGATGGCGTCGGCACCAAACTGGTCGTTGCCAAGATGGCCAACAAGCACAACACCATCGGCATCGACTGTGTGGCCATGTGCGTCAACGATATTGCCGCTCAGGGTGCGGAACCGTTGTTCTTCCTGGATTACATCGCCTGTGGCAAGAACGATCCAGCACTGCTCGAGCAGGTTGTGGCTGGCGTTGCCGACGGCTGTGTACAGGCTGGTTCCGGTCTGATCGGTGGCGAAACCGCTGAAATGCCGGGTATGTATGACGAAGACGAGTACGATCTGGCCGGTTTCGCGGTCGGCGTTGCCGAGAAGTCCGCAATCGTGGACGGCTCCACCATCGCTGAAGGCGATGTACTCATTGGCTTGCCGTCCACCGGCGTGCATTCCAATGGCTTCTCTCTAGTACGCAAGGCCCTGTTCGAGAAGGCCGGCTACACGGTCGACACCGTACTTGACGAACTTGATGGCGAAAAGCTCGGCGACGTGCTCCTTACCCCGACGAAGATCTATGTGAAGGCTCTTTCCCCGCTATTCAAGGCCGGCGTGGTCAAGGGCGTCGCCCATATCACCGGCGGCGGCTTCATCGAAAACATTCCGCGTATGATTCCGAACGGCTTGGCTGCGCACATCAATCTCGGCTCTTGGCCGGTACTGCCAATTTTCGATGTGCTCGAGAAGGCCGGCGAAATCGATCATATGGAAATGTTCAACATCTTCAATATGGGTATTGGCATGGTGTTGGCGGTCAACGCCGAAGATGCCGATAAGACCATGGAATTGCTCAAGTCCAATGGCGAAGCCGGTTATGTGCTCGGCAATATCGTCAAGAAGACCGATAGCGACGTCGAACTGCAGTAA
- the purF gene encoding amidophosphoribosyltransferase, producing MSAELEDIHEECGIFGVWGHPDAARLTYFGLHALQHRGQEGAGIVSNDNGHLIGHRGTGLLTQVFSDEREIERLKGDRAIGHVRYATAGSGGTDNIQPFIFRFHDGDMALCHNGNLTNCPSLRRKLEDEGAIFHSNSDTEVLMHLIRRSSKRTFMDKLKEALNTVHGGFAYLIMTENAMIGALDPNGFRPLSLGKMKNGAYVLASETCALDIVGAELVRNIRPGEIVVVDDHGYKIVQYTNQTQLAICSMEFIYFARPDSDIYGVNVHSARKRMGARLAQESPVDADMVIGVPNSSLSAASGYAEEAGLPNEMGLIKNQYVARTFIQPTQELREQGVRMKLSAVRGVVKGKRVIVIDDSIVRGTTSKRIVQLLKEAGAAEVHMRISSPPLKYPCFYGIDISTTKELIAAKKSVEEIRDFIGADSLAFLSLDGLVESIGLGADAPYGGLCVAYFNGDYPTALDDYEADFLKSLTPEDRVRLPEFALYKSKYEGNEYTTTSPQEEH from the coding sequence TTGTCAGCTGAACTCGAAGACATCCACGAGGAATGCGGTATTTTCGGCGTTTGGGGCCACCCGGACGCCGCCCGACTCACCTACTTCGGCTTGCACGCGTTGCAGCATCGCGGTCAGGAGGGCGCCGGCATTGTCTCTAACGATAATGGTCATCTTATCGGTCATCGCGGAACGGGTCTGTTGACCCAGGTGTTCAGCGACGAGCGAGAAATCGAACGCCTGAAGGGAGACAGGGCGATTGGCCATGTGCGCTACGCCACTGCCGGCTCTGGCGGCACCGACAACATTCAGCCGTTCATCTTCCGTTTCCATGATGGAGATATGGCCCTGTGCCACAACGGCAACCTCACCAACTGCCCGTCCCTGCGCCGCAAGCTGGAGGACGAAGGTGCGATCTTCCACTCCAATTCCGACACCGAAGTGCTTATGCACCTCATCCGCCGTTCCTCGAAGCGCACTTTCATGGACAAGCTCAAGGAAGCGCTCAATACCGTTCATGGCGGCTTCGCCTATCTGATCATGACCGAGAACGCCATGATCGGCGCGCTCGATCCGAACGGCTTCCGTCCGCTCTCCCTTGGCAAGATGAAGAACGGCGCATATGTGCTCGCCTCCGAGACCTGCGCGCTCGACATCGTCGGCGCCGAGCTGGTGCGCAACATCCGCCCGGGCGAAATCGTGGTCGTGGATGATCACGGCTACAAGATCGTGCAGTACACGAACCAGACCCAGCTGGCCATCTGCTCGATGGAATTCATCTACTTCGCACGCCCGGATTCCGATATTTACGGCGTGAACGTGCATTCCGCCCGCAAGCGTATGGGTGCGCGTCTGGCCCAAGAATCGCCGGTCGATGCCGATATGGTCATTGGCGTGCCGAATTCCTCACTGTCCGCGGCCTCCGGCTATGCGGAAGAAGCTGGTCTGCCAAACGAGATGGGCCTGATCAAGAACCAGTATGTGGCTCGAACCTTCATCCAGCCGACGCAGGAACTGCGCGAGCAGGGCGTGCGCATGAAGCTGTCCGCCGTGCGCGGCGTGGTCAAAGGCAAGCGCGTGATCGTCATCGACGATTCCATCGTGCGCGGCACCACGTCCAAGCGCATCGTGCAGCTGCTTAAGGAAGCCGGCGCAGCCGAAGTGCACATGCGCATCAGCTCGCCGCCGCTGAAATACCCATGCTTCTACGGCATCGACATCTCCACCACCAAGGAGCTCATCGCCGCGAAGAAGTCCGTTGAAGAAATTCGCGATTTCATCGGCGCCGATTCCTTGGCGTTCCTGTCACTCGACGGATTGGTCGAATCCATCGGTCTGGGTGCGGACGCACCGTACGGCGGTCTGTGCGTGGCCTATTTCAATGGCGATTATCCGACCGCCTTGGATGACTATGAAGCTGATTTCCTGAAGTCGTTGACTCCGGAAGACCGCGTCCGACTGCCTGAATTCGCCCTGTACAAGAGCAAGTACGAAGGCAACGAATACACCACTACTTCACCCCAAGAAGAACACTGA